In Synechococcus sp. CB0101, a genomic segment contains:
- a CDS encoding DUF3987 domain-containing protein, whose amino-acid sequence MPQDFTDWRHYLPQLDGFPLLPVGAGVKGKSPIDPATGKGLAGWQTKRFTPDQIAAMNGVVKSVGTLTGPQADHTAFIDIDGALCIERCKHHGCTTKELGWTVRRTTAKDRLKVPFHIPEELRHYLQDSNGNPIGKVVLTIKPAVYDLDADGKPKRDNNGRPITLEPAQQIELFYGSGQCIVLGEHVESKGHYTWTGSPIQMGTPTPEWWALITEVLEAGAAEAKAARKTSHGSGAVTQSGPHHACRICGRNTSGACTEYSDGERVRINCFQGQTFSPPTGHGLKEGHTVTINGTTWAFCGHGFNPSIGSFATFAEHIQRTPEPAAEPSGVAQGDVQLYDTEWLKQQLRECLEEGLSDGEMAVEVDRLAVKADVHTSRVEKLLAGLRADDAAAETIADVSEVIQQIEEAEAAVYAIRLHDFLPATLCTALQTIQQGIPYPDITLLMAQLTHISSCIKLGTRINGNPFTDWEVPANLFHIDVGPSGARKSPLIKAVFTKPSTDIRQQLSRLNAQRYDAWEAECAGKKQNKPPAPLAIVHSTNSYTGEALTERLEAHEHHKQPLLIQRDEIAGLFDSWGKYKQGGKGTGGDEQQLLELFDGDGHHSIRVGRGRAYDRCHVSLHGGIQDAVLRRLIAAGDDNGKWARCTFAPLPEMTYRLPVFSEEAAEQRRQSERTLQTISTALFTASPKTYFLDAAGVQMLADYDHLCQLQRNESRVPAIKALKNKAAAKAMRLACLLHLTQCQAADHYDASVPSDRLALAITLVDALDAWAASFHATAALNAQEANALADRNRIAQRIHEIAAKHKGYVPWTTIRRSLKGAEKKGITNAMAHVVLQQLCNMGIGTTKEGTRGGISYRALGPFPQ is encoded by the coding sequence ATGCCTCAGGACTTCACCGATTGGCGCCACTACCTCCCGCAACTCGACGGCTTCCCTCTCCTCCCCGTTGGTGCAGGCGTTAAGGGCAAGTCACCGATTGACCCCGCTACTGGCAAAGGGCTCGCAGGTTGGCAAACCAAACGATTCACGCCTGACCAGATCGCCGCCATGAATGGCGTCGTGAAATCCGTTGGCACCCTCACTGGTCCGCAGGCAGACCACACCGCCTTCATCGACATTGATGGGGCGCTCTGCATTGAACGCTGCAAGCACCACGGCTGCACCACCAAAGAACTCGGCTGGACCGTTCGCCGCACAACTGCCAAAGACCGTCTCAAAGTCCCGTTCCACATCCCCGAGGAACTCCGTCACTACCTCCAGGACAGCAACGGCAATCCCATCGGCAAGGTGGTGCTCACCATCAAGCCCGCCGTCTATGACCTCGACGCAGACGGCAAGCCCAAGCGTGATAACAACGGGCGTCCCATCACCCTTGAACCCGCTCAGCAGATTGAGCTGTTCTACGGCTCAGGGCAGTGCATCGTCCTAGGCGAGCACGTTGAATCCAAAGGGCACTACACCTGGACGGGTAGCCCCATTCAGATGGGCACCCCCACGCCTGAATGGTGGGCGCTCATCACTGAAGTACTCGAAGCAGGTGCTGCTGAAGCCAAAGCTGCTCGCAAGACCTCTCACGGCTCTGGCGCCGTCACTCAATCAGGACCACACCACGCCTGCCGCATATGCGGTCGCAACACCAGCGGCGCCTGCACTGAATACAGCGACGGTGAACGCGTACGCATTAACTGCTTTCAAGGGCAAACCTTCAGCCCGCCCACAGGGCACGGGCTCAAAGAAGGGCACACCGTCACCATCAACGGCACCACATGGGCGTTCTGTGGGCACGGCTTCAATCCATCCATCGGCAGCTTCGCCACCTTCGCTGAACACATCCAACGCACGCCTGAGCCCGCAGCGGAGCCATCAGGCGTAGCGCAGGGCGATGTCCAGCTCTACGACACCGAGTGGCTGAAGCAGCAGCTGCGTGAGTGCCTTGAGGAAGGGCTCAGTGATGGCGAGATGGCAGTCGAGGTTGATCGCCTCGCCGTTAAAGCCGACGTCCACACCAGCAGGGTTGAAAAGCTCCTCGCTGGTTTGCGTGCTGATGACGCCGCCGCTGAAACCATCGCGGATGTCTCTGAGGTCATCCAGCAAATCGAAGAGGCAGAGGCAGCCGTCTACGCCATACGCCTGCACGACTTCCTCCCCGCAACCCTCTGCACAGCACTGCAGACCATTCAGCAAGGCATCCCCTATCCAGACATCACCTTGCTCATGGCGCAGCTGACGCACATCAGCAGCTGCATCAAGCTCGGCACACGCATCAACGGCAACCCCTTCACCGATTGGGAAGTGCCCGCCAACCTCTTTCACATTGATGTCGGTCCATCAGGCGCTCGCAAGTCGCCACTTATCAAGGCTGTCTTCACCAAGCCCTCTACCGACATCCGCCAACAGCTCAGTCGCCTCAACGCCCAGCGCTACGACGCCTGGGAGGCGGAGTGCGCTGGCAAGAAGCAAAACAAGCCGCCCGCTCCTCTCGCCATCGTTCACTCCACCAACAGCTACACGGGCGAAGCACTCACTGAACGCCTAGAAGCCCACGAACACCACAAGCAGCCACTCCTCATCCAACGCGATGAGATCGCAGGGCTCTTTGATTCCTGGGGCAAGTACAAGCAAGGCGGCAAAGGCACAGGTGGTGATGAGCAGCAGCTCCTGGAGCTGTTCGATGGCGATGGACATCACTCCATCCGTGTTGGGCGTGGTCGCGCCTACGACCGCTGCCACGTCAGCCTTCATGGCGGCATCCAGGACGCTGTACTGCGTCGCCTCATCGCTGCAGGTGATGACAACGGCAAGTGGGCGCGTTGCACCTTCGCCCCACTCCCTGAAATGACCTATCGCCTGCCCGTCTTCAGCGAGGAAGCCGCAGAGCAACGCAGGCAATCAGAGCGCACCCTCCAAACCATCAGCACTGCTCTCTTCACCGCATCACCCAAGACTTACTTCCTCGATGCAGCAGGCGTGCAGATGCTTGCCGACTACGACCACCTCTGCCAACTCCAACGCAACGAGTCCCGCGTCCCAGCCATCAAGGCACTCAAGAACAAGGCAGCCGCAAAAGCCATGCGCCTCGCCTGCCTCCTCCACCTCACGCAGTGCCAAGCCGCTGATCACTACGACGCATCCGTCCCATCAGACCGCCTGGCACTAGCCATCACCCTCGTGGATGCCCTAGACGCCTGGGCTGCCTCGTTCCACGCCACCGCTGCGCTCAACGCTCAAGAGGCAAACGCCCTCGCTGATCGCAATCGCATCGCGCAACGCATCCATGAGATTGCTGCCAAGCACAAGGGCTACGTCCCCTGGACAACCATCCGTCGCTCCCTTAAAGGCGCTGAAAAGAAAGGCATCACCAACGCCATGGCGCACGTCGTGCTCCAACAGCTCTGCAATATGGGCATCGGCACCACCAAAGAAGGCACACGCGGCGGCATCTCCTACCGCGCTCTCGGTCCCTTCCCTCAATAG
- a CDS encoding DUF1651 domain-containing protein, protein MTDADITSSGRPLVKHCRRMLRFNAEQLWQNLIRQGWKRVPPQW, encoded by the coding sequence GTGACTGACGCCGACATCACCAGCTCAGGCAGGCCCCTGGTGAAGCACTGCCGCCGGATGCTGCGCTTCAACGCCGAGCAGCTTTGGCAGAACCTGATCCGGCAGGGGTGGAAACGGGTGCCGCCGCAGTGGTGA
- a CDS encoding Nif11-like leader peptide family natural product precursor: protein MSEEQLKAFLEAVKADAGLQEKLKAAGDADAVVAIAKGAGFLISAEELKKAQAEVSDQELAIVAGGGQLNRLNDFYSEAMKKRLQQELSDKELEGVAGGMNGILPRDKN from the coding sequence ATGTCAGAAGAGCAACTCAAAGCATTCCTGGAAGCCGTCAAGGCTGATGCAGGTCTTCAAGAGAAGCTAAAGGCAGCAGGCGATGCCGATGCCGTGGTGGCGATCGCCAAGGGTGCAGGCTTTTTGATCTCTGCTGAGGAGCTGAAAAAAGCGCAGGCTGAGGTTTCAGATCAAGAGTTGGCTATTGTGGCTGGTGGGGGACAGCTTAATCGTCTTAACGATTTCTATTCTGAGGCGATGAAAAAAAGACTTCAGCAAGAGCTTTCAGATAAGGAGCTCGAAGGCGTAGCTGGGGGAATGAATGGCATCCTCCCTAGGGACAAAAATTAG
- a CDS encoding excalibur calcium-binding domain-containing protein, whose protein sequence is MEAAGTDHCHPHLTRAKPRSVSLFAMKPSAIAALAGLGVLVLSSGTAWAQSCSSFQTCAQAVASYKAGNTKLDRDKDGIPCESLCGKNGENMPR, encoded by the coding sequence ATGGAAGCGGCTGGGACTGATCATTGCCACCCACATCTGACCCGGGCTAAGCCGAGATCAGTAAGCCTTTTTGCTATGAAGCCTTCAGCCATCGCTGCTCTCGCCGGCCTTGGGGTTCTGGTTCTCAGCTCAGGGACTGCTTGGGCCCAGAGCTGCTCCTCCTTCCAAACCTGCGCTCAGGCTGTTGCCTCATACAAGGCCGGCAACACCAAGCTGGATCGGGATAAGGACGGGATCCCTTGCGAAAGCCTCTGCGGCAAGAACGGCGAGAACATGCCTCGGTGA
- a CDS encoding Nif11-like leader peptide family RiPP precursor → MKGASDADAVVAIAKGAGFLISAEELQKSQSDLSDEELEGVAGGVGEVCWQTKDVNEWPGNGGKASEDWWKPA, encoded by the coding sequence CTGAAGGGAGCAAGTGATGCTGATGCCGTGGTGGCGATTGCCAAGGGTGCAGGCTTTTTGATCTCTGCTGAGGAGCTTCAGAAGTCTCAGTCGGACTTGTCTGACGAGGAGTTGGAAGGCGTGGCTGGGGGCGTCGGCGAGGTGTGTTGGCAGACGAAGGACGTAAATGAGTGGCCTGGGAACGGAGGGAAGGCGTCAGAGGATTGGTGGAAACCTGCCTGA
- a CDS encoding GIY-YIG nuclease family protein has protein sequence MKPLTFNALLESEGLDPARVRLIRHKHERRYQEQVFSDALNKREKFEKYQSSQGDTRVIKSIKTADYIASFVVSPSGETVFAGIWKVNGCKEIFTADPYKDGKNPPSETESTFDLARTAHLDGLVGKLLVEWGDGARAWVQRAENGNKPVIELRQSISEPPFPGWLEFRRRLSEIESMPITWQEVLKEYKGVYLIVDEEDGSQYVGSATGDNGFFGRWRDYHNGHGGNESLKHRAKSAASYYVAILQAIAPGNANEGSLITELETYWKIKLGSRVHGLNLN, from the coding sequence GTGAAACCGCTCACTTTCAATGCATTGCTTGAATCAGAGGGGCTCGACCCTGCAAGGGTCCGTCTTATCAGACACAAGCATGAGAGACGCTATCAAGAGCAAGTATTCAGCGACGCGCTAAACAAGCGCGAGAAATTCGAGAAATACCAGTCAAGCCAGGGTGACACGAGAGTAATTAAGTCAATTAAGACCGCTGATTACATAGCCTCGTTCGTGGTCAGCCCCTCCGGCGAAACGGTATTTGCGGGCATTTGGAAGGTCAATGGCTGCAAGGAGATTTTTACCGCTGACCCGTACAAGGATGGGAAAAATCCGCCGTCAGAAACTGAATCCACCTTCGATCTAGCGCGCACTGCTCACTTAGATGGCTTAGTGGGGAAGCTTCTAGTGGAATGGGGCGATGGAGCGCGCGCATGGGTTCAGCGCGCTGAAAATGGGAATAAACCCGTTATCGAGCTAAGGCAGAGCATCTCAGAGCCTCCATTCCCAGGGTGGCTTGAGTTCCGCCGGAGACTTAGCGAAATCGAGTCCATGCCAATCACATGGCAAGAAGTATTGAAGGAATACAAGGGTGTTTATCTAATAGTCGATGAGGAGGATGGGTCGCAATATGTTGGCTCTGCCACTGGGGACAATGGTTTCTTTGGGCGGTGGCGTGACTACCACAATGGTCACGGTGGTAACGAAAGCCTCAAGCATAGAGCCAAGTCAGCAGCAAGCTATTACGTCGCCATCCTGCAGGCGATTGCTCCTGGGAATGCAAATGAAGGAAGCCTGATCACCGAGCTAGAAACATACTGGAAGATAAAGCTTGGCTCTAGGGTGCACGGCCTGAATCTTAATTAA
- a CDS encoding thermonuclease family protein yields the protein MISRTSIAGGGIALSLLVSTWWTPAWAGPATVLSVGDGDTLTVNASGRRTTIRLACVDAPESAQRPYGGQSRAALQSLAPVGATVTVQGNKKDRYGRTVAEILRGSTNVNVELVRRGDAFVYRQYLSGCDRNAYLSAEKQAESARRGVWSVSGGITRPWNWRRGGSSRSSSTTLPASSRKPSGRYRCADVGSWARAQELLKQGHTYLDGDRDGEACESLR from the coding sequence GTGATCTCAAGGACCAGCATCGCGGGAGGAGGTATTGCCCTCTCCCTACTTGTCAGCACTTGGTGGACCCCTGCATGGGCTGGGCCAGCCACGGTGCTCTCAGTTGGTGACGGGGACACACTCACCGTCAATGCCTCTGGCCGGAGAACCACGATCCGCCTGGCTTGTGTCGACGCACCCGAATCAGCCCAGCGGCCCTATGGCGGCCAATCCCGTGCCGCGTTGCAATCGCTTGCTCCTGTTGGGGCAACGGTCACGGTGCAGGGCAACAAGAAGGACCGCTACGGCAGGACAGTGGCTGAGATCCTGCGTGGAAGCACCAACGTGAATGTGGAGCTGGTCCGCCGAGGGGATGCCTTTGTCTACCGCCAGTACTTAAGTGGCTGCGACCGGAACGCTTACCTGTCTGCCGAGAAGCAGGCTGAGTCAGCCCGTCGTGGGGTGTGGTCAGTATCAGGTGGCATCACCAGGCCCTGGAACTGGCGGCGTGGTGGGTCGTCCCGCTCAAGCTCCACCACTCTTCCAGCCAGCAGCCGCAAGCCTTCAGGGCGATACCGGTGTGCGGATGTGGGCAGTTGGGCCAGGGCTCAGGAATTGCTCAAGCAGGGGCACACCTATCTGGACGGCGACCGTGATGGGGAGGCGTGCGAAAGCCTGAGGTAA
- a CDS encoding Nif11-like leader peptide family RiPP precursor yields the protein MPEEQLKAFLEAVKADADLQEKLTAAADVDAVVEIANAAAFAISAEEQGQVEICDEELGGVTGGIRPSYAEIKEHTDSLVRQCNEAYEKKLRAETLEKEKQQRYDWYKPKDDQG from the coding sequence ATGCCAGAAGAACAACTAAAAGCCTTCCTGGAAGCCGTCAAGGCTGATGCGGATCTACAGGAAAAGCTGACGGCAGCTGCAGATGTGGATGCCGTGGTGGAGATTGCCAATGCAGCGGCGTTTGCGATTTCTGCTGAGGAGCAGGGTCAGGTAGAGATTTGCGATGAGGAACTGGGAGGCGTGACTGGGGGCATCCGACCATCTTACGCAGAGATAAAGGAGCATACTGATAGCTTAGTGCGACAATGCAATGAAGCTTACGAAAAAAAACTTAGAGCTGAAACTCTAGAAAAGGAAAAACAACAAAGATATGATTGGTATAAGCCCAAAGATGATCAAGGCTAG
- a CDS encoding SprT-like domain-containing protein: MATDLGKRRSPALEQMQRLVASYDLFNKELFSNQLPPVWLDLRNKPGSYGYFQANKWKDANGNLLDVISLDSKTAAERPLIELLSTLVHEMAHAYDFHIVNERKARPTHSAEWRREMERLGLPPVQVGSTWRQATHRIDPDGLYARTFAKHQAALQALPWQECIGTANRGRGVDRVKFQCPQCGFNAWAKAAGELHCGFCSTPQELVAMLPEYRPHGGGGKGKPGRATAKREHYAEPSGVPALPVYTDELGRELRLHTGLDYPPKDKVDALLVMTFGVKERKPELLPPLTAAIEEQDWEAMDAALKAVYRHRCQVLHPDVEGGSEVAFKALQTAYLILKRGKR; this comes from the coding sequence ATGGCGACTGACCTCGGCAAGCGTCGTTCACCAGCGCTGGAGCAAATGCAGCGCCTGGTTGCCTCCTACGACCTCTTCAACAAAGAGCTGTTCAGCAATCAGCTCCCGCCCGTTTGGCTTGACCTACGCAACAAGCCAGGCAGCTACGGCTACTTCCAAGCCAACAAGTGGAAAGACGCCAACGGCAACCTGCTTGATGTCATCAGCCTCGACAGCAAGACGGCAGCCGAACGCCCGCTGATTGAGCTGCTCAGCACCCTCGTGCATGAGATGGCGCACGCGTACGACTTCCACATCGTCAACGAACGCAAGGCACGCCCCACGCACAGCGCTGAATGGCGCCGTGAAATGGAACGCCTCGGCTTGCCTCCTGTTCAGGTGGGCAGCACATGGCGACAGGCGACGCATCGCATCGACCCTGACGGGCTCTATGCCCGCACCTTTGCCAAACATCAGGCAGCGCTTCAGGCGTTGCCGTGGCAGGAGTGCATTGGCACTGCCAATCGCGGGCGTGGTGTTGACCGCGTGAAGTTCCAGTGCCCGCAATGCGGGTTCAATGCTTGGGCAAAGGCAGCAGGTGAGCTGCACTGCGGGTTTTGCTCCACCCCGCAGGAGCTGGTGGCGATGCTGCCCGAATACCGCCCGCACGGCGGCGGCGGTAAAGGGAAGCCAGGACGTGCCACTGCCAAGCGTGAGCACTACGCCGAGCCTTCGGGCGTACCAGCGCTGCCCGTCTACACCGACGAGCTAGGGCGTGAGCTGCGCCTGCATACAGGGCTCGACTACCCGCCCAAGGACAAAGTTGATGCGCTGTTGGTGATGACGTTCGGGGTCAAGGAGCGGAAGCCTGAACTGCTGCCACCGCTGACCGCAGCGATTGAGGAGCAGGACTGGGAGGCGATGGATGCAGCGCTCAAAGCGGTCTATCGCCATCGCTGCCAGGTGCTGCACCCCGATGTTGAGGGCGGCTCTGAGGTTGCTTTCAAAGCACTGCAGACCGCCTACCTCATCCTCAAGCGAGGGAAGCGCTGA
- a CDS encoding IS3 family transposase (programmed frameshift), giving the protein MKRTRHTAEQIIRKLKTAEQLIAQGKTVADVCRVIEVTQPTYHRWRQQYGGMQAEEAKRLTQLEKENARLKKLLAEAELEKAMHKDLAGGKLLSPERRRRAVVVLQERYRASERKVCRVVGQNRSTQRHPAKVVSIEEGKLRHRLREIAAEHIRWGRRMAYRLLRREGWSVNHKRVQRLWREEGLQRPISRKRKRARPADGSVRRHRAEHPHQVWAMDFQFDATADGRRLKFLNVIDEHSRLCLAIRVGRRCKAKDVVAVLEELTSVYPAPTFIRSDNGPEFIAQALRDWCEASETTSTAYIEPGSPWENGFAESFNGRFRDEFLNTELFTTAPEAQLLADRWRWEYNTFRPHSALQGRTPLEAAQPGAAA; this is encoded by the exons ATGAAACGCACCAGGCATACAGCCGAGCAGATCATCCGCAAGCTCAAAACCGCGGAGCAGCTGATCGCCCAAGGCAAGACCGTCGCCGACGTCTGCCGCGTGATCGAGGTGACGCAGCCGACGTATCACCGTTGGCGGCAGCAATACGGCGGGATGCAAGCGGAGGAGGCCAAGCGGCTAACCCAGCTGGAGAAGGAGAACGCCCGGCTCAAGAAGCTTCTGGCAGAAGCCGAGCTGGAGAAGGCGATGCACAAGGATCTCGCCG GAGGGAAACTTCTGAGCCCGGAGCGTCGCCGGCGGGCCGTTGTTGTCCTGCAGGAGCGTTACCGGGCATCTGAGCGGAAGGTCTGCCGTGTGGTGGGTCAAAACCGCAGCACCCAGCGCCATCCAGCCAAGGTCGTCTCGATCGAGGAGGGAAAGCTGCGGCATCGTCTCCGCGAGATCGCAGCCGAGCACATCCGCTGGGGCCGGCGGATGGCTTACCGCCTGCTGCGGCGAGAGGGCTGGAGCGTGAACCACAAACGGGTGCAACGGCTGTGGCGAGAGGAGGGCCTGCAGCGGCCCATCTCCAGGAAACGCAAGCGGGCCAGGCCAGCCGATGGCTCCGTGCGGCGTCACCGGGCTGAGCATCCCCACCAGGTGTGGGCTATGGATTTCCAGTTCGATGCCACGGCCGACGGTCGCAGACTCAAATTCCTGAACGTGATCGATGAGCACAGCCGTCTCTGCCTGGCCATCCGAGTCGGCAGGCGCTGCAAGGCCAAGGACGTCGTGGCCGTGCTGGAAGAGCTGACCAGCGTCTATCCAGCGCCGACGTTTATCCGGTCTGACAACGGGCCGGAATTCATCGCCCAAGCTCTACGGGACTGGTGCGAGGCCAGCGAGACCACCAGCACGGCGTACATCGAGCCGGGCTCCCCATGGGAGAACGGCTTTGCAGAATCGTTCAACGGACGCTTCCGGGATGAGTTCCTCAACACCGAGCTGTTCACCACGGCTCCCGAGGCTCAACTCCTGGCTGATCGCTGGCGCTGGGAGTACAACACGTTCAGGCCACATTCGGCCCTCCAGGGGCGTACGCCCCTGGAGGCAGCTCAACCAGGAGCTGCAGCATGA
- a CDS encoding FKBP-type peptidyl-prolyl cis-trans isomerase yields MNTPILALSDQELITAVGGSGSGAKPGQTVVVHYRGTFENGQEFDSSYGRDPFSFPLGLGRVIKGLDEGVVGMKVGEKRTLVVPPALAHGERGVGDKIPPNTTLIFDIELLKIR; encoded by the coding sequence ATGAACACCCCAATTCTCGCACTTAGCGATCAAGAACTCATCACCGCAGTCGGAGGTAGCGGATCTGGAGCCAAACCTGGCCAGACTGTTGTCGTTCATTATCGCGGTACCTTCGAGAATGGCCAAGAGTTCGACAGCAGCTACGGCCGTGACCCCTTCTCCTTCCCCCTCGGCCTCGGCCGTGTTATCAAAGGCTTGGATGAAGGTGTGGTCGGAATGAAGGTGGGCGAGAAGCGCACCCTAGTGGTTCCCCCAGCCCTGGCCCACGGTGAGCGCGGTGTAGGCGACAAGATCCCCCCCAACACCACCTTGATTTTTGATATTGAGCTTCTTAAGATCCGCTGA